A single Blastococcus colisei DNA region contains:
- a CDS encoding cytochrome b — MARTATAPGAPTTRLGKAGHAIDEQLTVAPWLRRTMNKVYPDHWSFLLGEIALYSFLILLLSGTYLTFFFDASMREVVYEGSYAPLRGVEMSAAYNSALNLSFDVRGGLFMRQLHHWAALLFVASIVVHLLRIFFTGAFRRPRETNWLIGVVMLVLALLMGVTGYTLPDDLLSGTGLRIISAILLSIPVVGTWVHFAVFNGDFVGTEIIGRFYILHVLLIPAILLALIALHLIILVKQKHTQFPGAGRTEHNVVGNRLFPTFAAKATGLIFIVFGVCAALGGLVQINPIWLWGPYNPAQVSAGSQPDWYIGFLDGSTRIFPPWDINLPGDYNIPALFWPTVVIAGLMFTLLALYPLIERKMTGDTAPHHLLQRPRDVPVRTSLGAMALAFYLWLMVAGGNDVIADKFDISLNAMTWVGRIGVIILPAIAYMVTYRICLGLQQHDREVLEHGIETGVIRRLPSGEFIEVHQPLGPVDEHGHGQLAYGGAPVPKRMNHVGGARRAIRGFFTPVEEPAQVELEQRGEGRGLAAGEGERELTSSGRPADGGRPQEPRD; from the coding sequence ATGGCTCGTACCGCCACCGCACCTGGCGCCCCGACGACGAGGCTGGGCAAGGCCGGGCACGCCATCGACGAGCAGCTCACGGTCGCCCCGTGGCTCCGCCGGACGATGAACAAGGTCTACCCCGACCACTGGTCGTTCCTGCTCGGGGAGATCGCGCTCTACTCTTTCCTCATCCTGCTGCTGTCGGGCACCTACCTGACCTTCTTCTTCGACGCCTCCATGCGCGAAGTCGTCTACGAGGGCTCCTACGCGCCGCTTCGGGGCGTGGAGATGTCGGCGGCCTACAACTCGGCGCTGAACCTCTCCTTCGACGTGCGCGGTGGCCTGTTCATGCGGCAGCTGCACCACTGGGCAGCCCTGCTGTTCGTGGCGTCGATCGTCGTCCACCTGCTGCGCATCTTCTTCACCGGCGCCTTCCGCCGGCCGCGCGAGACCAACTGGCTGATCGGCGTCGTGATGCTCGTGCTCGCCCTGCTCATGGGCGTCACCGGTTACACGCTGCCCGACGACCTGCTCTCCGGCACCGGGTTGCGGATCATCAGCGCGATCCTGTTGTCCATCCCGGTCGTCGGTACCTGGGTGCACTTCGCCGTCTTCAACGGCGACTTCGTGGGCACCGAGATCATCGGCCGCTTCTACATCCTCCACGTGCTGCTGATCCCGGCGATCCTGCTGGCGCTCATCGCGCTGCACCTGATCATCCTGGTCAAGCAGAAGCACACGCAGTTCCCGGGCGCCGGGCGGACCGAGCACAACGTCGTCGGCAACCGGCTGTTCCCGACCTTCGCGGCCAAGGCCACCGGGCTGATCTTCATCGTTTTCGGCGTCTGCGCCGCGCTCGGCGGGCTGGTCCAGATCAACCCGATCTGGCTGTGGGGCCCGTACAACCCGGCGCAGGTCTCGGCGGGTTCGCAGCCCGACTGGTACATCGGCTTCCTCGACGGGTCGACGCGCATCTTCCCGCCGTGGGACATCAACCTTCCCGGCGACTACAACATCCCGGCGCTCTTCTGGCCGACGGTCGTCATCGCCGGCCTGATGTTCACGCTGTTGGCGCTGTATCCGTTGATCGAGCGCAAGATGACCGGCGACACCGCCCCGCACCACCTGCTGCAGCGTCCCCGCGACGTCCCCGTGCGCACGTCGCTCGGGGCCATGGCGTTGGCGTTCTACCTGTGGCTGATGGTCGCCGGCGGCAACGACGTCATCGCGGACAAGTTCGACATCAGCCTGAACGCGATGACGTGGGTGGGGCGGATCGGCGTGATCATCCTCCCGGCGATCGCGTACATGGTCACCTACCGGATCTGCCTGGGTCTGCAGCAGCACGATCGCGAGGTGCTCGAGCACGGCATCGAGACCGGCGTGATCCGCAGGCTGCCCAGTGGCGAGTTCATCGAGGTCCACCAGCCCCTCGGTCCGGTGGACGAGCACGGCCACGGTCAGCTCGCCTACGGCGGCGCGCCGGTGCCGAAGCGGATGAATCACGTGGGTGGCGCGCGCCGGGCCATCCGCGGATTCTTCACCCCCGTCGAGGAGCCCGCGCAGGTGGAGCTCGAGCAGCGGGGCGAGGGCCGCGGCCTGGCCGCCGGTGAAGGCGAACGGGAACTCACGTCGTCCGGCCGTCCGGCCGACGGTGGCCGGCCTCAAGAGCCGCGCGACTGA
- a CDS encoding cytochrome c oxidase subunit 4 — translation MKVEALIFNVIAVFCVIAAVVYGVWAREPIGTTALTLSGGLTGMIGAFFWFVSRRIDARPEDRKDADIAEGAGELGFFPPASYWPFALALSVGLMGLGLAYFYAWLILIAAAALLITIGGLLFEYYVGQNATQS, via the coding sequence GTGAAGGTCGAGGCGCTCATCTTCAACGTCATCGCGGTGTTCTGCGTGATCGCCGCCGTCGTCTACGGCGTCTGGGCGCGGGAGCCCATCGGCACCACGGCGCTGACGCTGTCCGGCGGTCTCACCGGCATGATCGGTGCGTTCTTCTGGTTCGTCTCCCGGCGCATCGACGCTCGGCCCGAGGACCGCAAGGACGCCGACATCGCCGAGGGCGCGGGTGAGCTGGGCTTCTTCCCGCCGGCCAGCTACTGGCCGTTCGCGCTGGCGCTGTCGGTCGGCCTGATGGGTCTGGGGCTGGCGTACTTCTACGCGTGGCTCATCCTCATCGCCGCAGCAGCGCTGCTCATCACCATCGGTGGGCTGCTGTTCGAGTACTACGTGGGCCAGAACGCCACCCAGAGCTGA
- the coxB gene encoding cytochrome c oxidase subunit II — protein MARGSRLARLAALGLLGVVTLTGCAMPNNEFWRFGWPEGITEESQLMRELWTGSVIAALIVGFAVWALIGWSVVRHRKRSDELPKQTAYNLPLEIVYTIVPFVIIAGLFFYTVVVQNRVLDRDTPADETIAVNAFKWNWQFVYPETAGPDGEPVDTVGTTSEIPILVLPTERNIRFELASADVIHSFWVPEFLFKLDVIPGNENGRDNVFQVTVQEEGAYVGRCAELCGTYHAYMNFEVRAVSGDDYDAYLEARESGLDTFEALEEIGQPGLSTSTTPFESLQNKNIDQQTAGG, from the coding sequence GTGGCTCGAGGCAGCAGGCTCGCGCGGCTGGCCGCGCTCGGTCTCCTGGGGGTCGTGACCCTCACCGGATGTGCGATGCCGAACAACGAGTTCTGGCGATTCGGCTGGCCGGAGGGCATCACCGAGGAATCGCAGTTGATGCGCGAGCTGTGGACCGGTTCGGTCATCGCGGCGCTCATCGTCGGTTTCGCCGTCTGGGCTCTTATCGGCTGGTCGGTGGTGCGGCACCGCAAGCGCAGCGACGAGCTGCCGAAGCAGACGGCGTACAACCTGCCGCTGGAGATCGTCTACACGATCGTGCCGTTCGTGATCATCGCCGGGCTGTTCTTCTACACCGTGGTCGTCCAGAACCGGGTGCTGGACCGCGACACCCCCGCTGACGAGACGATCGCGGTCAACGCCTTCAAGTGGAACTGGCAGTTCGTCTACCCGGAGACGGCCGGGCCCGATGGCGAGCCCGTCGACACCGTCGGCACCACCTCCGAGATCCCGATCCTGGTGCTTCCCACCGAACGCAACATCCGGTTCGAGCTCGCGTCGGCCGACGTCATCCACTCGTTCTGGGTGCCCGAGTTCCTCTTCAAGCTCGACGTGATCCCGGGCAACGAGAACGGCCGCGACAACGTCTTCCAGGTGACCGTCCAGGAGGAGGGCGCCTACGTCGGGCGCTGCGCCGAGCTGTGCGGCACGTACCACGCGTACATGAACTTCGAGGTCCGCGCCGTCTCCGGCGACGACTACGACGCCTATCTCGAGGCCCGCGAGTCCGGCCTGGACACGTTCGAGGCGCTCGAGGAGATCGGGCAGCCCGGCCTGTCGACCTCCACGACGCCGTTCGAGTCGCTGCAGAACAAGAACATCGACCAGCAGACCGCCGGTGGCTGA
- a CDS encoding metalloprotease — protein sequence MFSRLLTPKWLLLHLLVAAMFVATFFLGYWQLTKAEAGGGAVNWSYALQWPLYGFMGLWFYLRMVRIEMHRDPDDDRPSTEVVLYQRPRIDTSGDPELAAYNAYLAELNERALGQRNAGHGR from the coding sequence GTGTTCTCCCGGCTGCTGACGCCCAAGTGGCTGCTGCTGCACCTGCTGGTGGCGGCCATGTTCGTGGCCACCTTCTTCCTCGGCTACTGGCAGCTGACCAAGGCCGAGGCCGGGGGCGGCGCCGTGAACTGGAGCTACGCCCTGCAGTGGCCGCTCTACGGGTTCATGGGCCTGTGGTTCTACCTGCGCATGGTCCGGATCGAGATGCACCGCGACCCGGACGACGACCGGCCGAGCACGGAGGTCGTCCTCTACCAGCGCCCCCGCATCGACACGTCAGGAGACCCCGAGCTGGCCGCCTACAACGCCTACCTCGCGGAGCTCAACGAGCGCGCCCTGGGTCAGCGGAACGCCGGCCATGGTCGCTGA
- a CDS encoding DUF3817 domain-containing protein, with protein sequence MVADRTAPARDSEQAIAAALQRYRVMATVVGVLLVLLFVVAIPLKYLADIPEPVTVLGTAHGWLYALFFLSAVDLALRAKWTLQGAVVALALGTIPFLSFVAERTVTRKMRAGERV encoded by the coding sequence ATGGTCGCTGACCGGACCGCCCCCGCCCGCGACTCCGAGCAGGCGATCGCCGCGGCACTGCAGCGCTACCGCGTGATGGCCACCGTCGTCGGCGTCCTCCTGGTCCTGCTGTTCGTCGTCGCCATACCGCTGAAGTACCTGGCCGACATCCCCGAGCCGGTCACCGTCCTGGGGACGGCGCACGGCTGGCTCTACGCGCTCTTCTTCCTGTCCGCCGTCGACCTGGCGCTGCGGGCGAAGTGGACGCTGCAGGGCGCCGTCGTGGCGCTGGCCCTGGGCACCATCCCGTTCCTCTCCTTCGTCGCCGAGCGCACCGTCACGCGGAAGATGCGCGCCGGCGAGCGCGTGTGA
- the asnB gene encoding asparagine synthase (glutamine-hydrolyzing), producing the protein MCGLLAYFSTDADRVDDATVDSVRGAQHCMRHRGPDENEAWWDDRAVFGFNRLSFIDIEHSHQPMPYADGRYRIVFNGEIYNYLELRAELAAQGAQFATEGDTEAIVAGYHLWGEDVVNRLRGMFAFLIWDTEERTVFGARDPFGIKPLFVARLADGGLVFSSEKKALLEMLGGSAAAGGVDGASLQHYLTLQYVPEPATLHTGIRRIESGTRFTVVDGELSTARYFHPTFPIRPVAKDEQQALYDRIADVLDDSVRMHMRADVTVGSFLSGGIDSTAIAALAKRYNPKLLTFTTGFEREGFSEIDVAAESAAAIGVEHITKVVTAEEFAEAIPLVVWYLDDPVADPALVPLYFIAREARKHVKVVLSGEGADELFGGYNIYREPLSLAAFDRMPAALRRALGTLSTRLPDGMRGKDLLRRGSIPLEQRYYGNARIFRDDELGFLERRDPDLSHVTVTRALYDRTRAAGYDDVTAMQYVDLFTWLRGDILVKADKMTMANSLELRVPFLDPEVFRVASTLPVDQRVTRETTKYALRRALEQIVPAHVLNRRKLGFPVPTRHWLAETLHDWARQVIEESQTDEWLDKKQVLAMLAAHRENQRNGSAVDYSRKLWTLLVFMVWHGIFVEERIKPVVPETVYPVRL; encoded by the coding sequence ATGTGTGGCCTGCTCGCCTATTTCTCCACCGACGCCGACCGGGTCGACGACGCGACCGTCGACTCTGTGCGCGGCGCGCAGCACTGCATGCGGCACCGCGGTCCCGACGAGAACGAGGCCTGGTGGGACGACCGTGCGGTGTTCGGCTTCAACCGGCTGTCGTTCATCGACATCGAGCACAGCCACCAGCCCATGCCGTACGCGGACGGCCGGTACCGGATCGTCTTCAACGGCGAGATCTACAACTACCTCGAACTGCGGGCCGAGCTGGCCGCCCAGGGCGCGCAGTTCGCGACCGAGGGCGACACCGAGGCCATCGTGGCCGGCTACCACCTCTGGGGCGAGGACGTCGTCAACCGACTCCGCGGCATGTTCGCCTTCCTGATCTGGGACACCGAGGAGCGAACCGTCTTCGGCGCACGTGACCCGTTCGGCATCAAGCCGCTGTTCGTCGCCCGCCTGGCCGACGGCGGCCTGGTCTTCAGCTCGGAGAAGAAGGCGCTGCTGGAGATGCTCGGCGGCAGCGCAGCGGCCGGTGGCGTCGACGGCGCGTCGCTGCAGCACTACCTGACGCTGCAGTACGTCCCCGAGCCGGCGACCCTGCACACGGGCATCCGCCGGATCGAAAGCGGGACGCGCTTCACCGTCGTCGACGGCGAACTCAGCACGGCGCGCTACTTCCACCCGACCTTCCCGATCCGGCCGGTCGCCAAGGACGAGCAGCAGGCCCTCTACGACCGGATCGCCGACGTCCTCGACGACTCCGTGCGGATGCACATGCGCGCCGACGTGACGGTGGGCTCGTTCCTCTCCGGCGGCATCGACTCCACCGCGATCGCCGCACTGGCCAAGCGGTACAACCCGAAGCTGCTCACCTTCACCACCGGCTTCGAGCGCGAGGGCTTCTCCGAGATCGACGTCGCCGCCGAGTCGGCGGCCGCCATCGGCGTCGAGCACATCACCAAGGTGGTGACCGCCGAGGAGTTCGCCGAGGCCATCCCGCTCGTCGTCTGGTACCTCGACGACCCGGTCGCCGACCCGGCTCTGGTGCCGCTGTACTTCATCGCCCGTGAGGCCCGCAAGCACGTCAAGGTGGTGCTCTCCGGCGAGGGCGCCGACGAGCTGTTCGGCGGCTACAACATCTACCGCGAGCCGCTCTCGCTGGCGGCGTTCGACCGCATGCCGGCCGCCCTGCGCCGAGCCCTGGGAACGCTGTCCACGCGGCTGCCCGACGGCATGCGTGGCAAGGACCTCCTCCGCCGCGGCTCGATCCCGCTGGAGCAGCGGTACTACGGCAACGCCCGGATCTTCCGCGACGACGAGCTCGGCTTCCTCGAGCGCCGCGATCCCGATCTGTCGCACGTCACGGTCACGCGGGCGCTCTACGACCGCACCCGGGCCGCGGGCTACGACGACGTCACCGCCATGCAGTACGTGGACCTGTTCACCTGGCTGCGCGGCGACATCCTGGTCAAGGCCGACAAGATGACGATGGCCAACTCGCTGGAGCTGCGGGTGCCCTTCCTCGACCCCGAGGTGTTCCGGGTCGCCAGCACCCTGCCGGTCGACCAGCGGGTGACGAGGGAGACGACGAAGTACGCCCTCCGGCGGGCGCTGGAGCAGATCGTGCCGGCGCACGTGCTCAACCGGCGCAAGCTCGGCTTCCCCGTGCCCACCCGGCACTGGCTGGCCGAGACGCTGCACGACTGGGCGCGCCAGGTCATCGAGGAGAGCCAGACCGACGAGTGGCTGGACAAGAAGCAGGTGCTGGCCATGCTCGCCGCGCACCGCGAGAACCAGCGCAACGGCTCCGCGGTCGACTACTCGCGCAAGCTCTGGACGCTGCTGGTCTTCATGGTGTGGCACGGCATCTTCGTCGAGGAGCGGATCAAGCCCGTCGTCCCCGAGACGGTCTACCCGGTCCGGCTATGA
- a CDS encoding HesB/IscA family protein gives MSVQDTTTLDGGAPGVTGVVLSDPAAAKVKALLDQEGRDDLRLRIAVQPGGCSGLRYQLFFDERFLDGDQTYEFGGVEVIVDRMSGPYLGGATIDFVDTIEKQGFTIDNPNAGSSCACGDSFS, from the coding sequence ATGTCGGTGCAGGACACCACCACCCTCGACGGCGGGGCGCCCGGCGTCACCGGCGTCGTGCTCAGCGACCCGGCCGCCGCGAAGGTGAAGGCGCTGCTGGACCAGGAGGGGCGGGACGACCTGCGGCTGCGCATCGCCGTCCAGCCGGGCGGCTGCTCCGGTCTGCGCTACCAGCTGTTCTTCGACGAGCGGTTCCTCGACGGCGACCAGACCTACGAGTTCGGTGGTGTCGAGGTCATCGTCGACCGGATGAGCGGGCCGTACCTCGGTGGCGCCACGATCGACTTCGTCGACACCATCGAGAAGCAGGGCTTCACGATCGACAACCCGAACGCGGGCAGCTCCTGCGCCTGTGGGGACAGCTTCAGCTGA
- a CDS encoding DUF3043 domain-containing protein, producing MKLRLPGRRDRAETTTDTTASADLTEQLVKASGKGRPTPRRSEAQGRRPGPPPPPPTTRKEAYKRTREQQAARRAETRRGAARGDDAYLPARDRGPVRKLVRDVVDSRRNVGSFFLAIAGVALVGTVVPSLVVRNYASFMLFGFFLMLIVDSVILSRKIKRKVAERHPETTKTRGLVWYGISRATMIRRWRFPKPDVPLGADV from the coding sequence GTGAAGCTCCGCCTGCCCGGCCGCCGCGACCGTGCCGAGACGACGACCGACACCACCGCCTCGGCCGATCTCACCGAGCAGCTGGTGAAGGCCTCCGGCAAGGGCCGCCCCACCCCCAGGCGCAGCGAGGCCCAGGGGCGACGTCCCGGCCCGCCGCCCCCGCCGCCCACCACGCGCAAGGAGGCGTACAAGCGGACGCGGGAGCAGCAGGCCGCGCGGCGCGCCGAGACCCGCCGGGGCGCGGCGCGCGGTGACGACGCCTACCTGCCTGCCCGTGACCGTGGGCCCGTGCGCAAGCTGGTGCGCGACGTCGTCGACTCGCGGCGCAACGTCGGCAGCTTCTTCCTCGCGATCGCCGGCGTCGCCCTCGTCGGCACCGTCGTCCCGAGTCTCGTCGTCCGGAACTACGCGAGCTTCATGCTCTTCGGCTTCTTCCTGATGCTGATCGTCGACTCCGTGATCCTGAGCCGGAAGATCAAGCGCAAGGTCGCCGAGCGGCACCCGGAGACGACGAAGACCCGCGGGCTGGTCTGGTACGGCATCAGCCGGGCGACCATGATCCGCCGCTGGCGTTTCCCGAAGCCCGACGTCCCCCTGGGGGCCGACGTCTGA
- a CDS encoding aldo/keto reductase, translating to MEVALLGTGAADGWPNPWCSCASCTDARRRGEQRRPTSALVDGVLLLDLAPGVPPAGHSLERVHTVLVTHAHPDHCSPFALLWRHWARLPAPLMVVGPAAVLDECRPWLASGDPVVLTEVRPGQSLECGGYRVRVLAADHEVPTVLYDVTGPGGDRLLYATDTGPLPAATVEATRGAQYDLVLLEQTFGDVHDHGTSHLDLATFPDQLARLRAAGAVTAATDVIAVHLSHHNPPAAELDRRLADHGARTVLDGTTLVTRGRTGGPPPRRLRLRSRSVEFRRLGRSGLNISEIAYGNWLTHGGQVEEDAAFACVQAALDAGITTFDTADVYAGTRAEAVLGRALEGRRRSSYELFTKVYWPTGKGRNDRGLSRKHIIESCHASLDRLKTDYVDLYQAHRYDTTVPLEETMTAFADLVRAGKVLYIGVSEWNAEQIAAGAALARELNVALISNQPQYSMLWRVIEPEVVPTSEKEGLSQIVWSPLAQGVLTGKYLPGEQPPADSRGGHAEAGTSMRGFLREDILTAVQGLRPIADDLGLSMAQLAIAWVLQNPNVGAAIIGATRPEQVHDNVKAAGVRLEDGVLQRIDEVLGDVVERDPTKTARG from the coding sequence ATGGAGGTCGCCCTCCTGGGCACCGGAGCCGCCGACGGCTGGCCCAACCCCTGGTGCTCCTGCGCGTCGTGCACCGACGCCCGCCGTCGGGGGGAGCAACGGCGGCCCACGTCCGCCCTGGTCGACGGCGTCCTGCTGCTCGACCTGGCACCCGGCGTGCCGCCTGCCGGCCACTCGCTGGAGCGCGTGCACACCGTCCTGGTCACGCACGCGCATCCCGACCACTGCTCGCCGTTCGCCCTGCTGTGGCGGCACTGGGCACGCCTGCCCGCGCCGCTCATGGTCGTCGGCCCCGCAGCGGTCCTCGACGAGTGCCGCCCCTGGCTGGCCTCCGGCGACCCGGTGGTCCTCACCGAGGTGCGGCCCGGGCAGTCGCTGGAGTGCGGCGGCTACCGGGTCCGGGTGCTCGCCGCCGACCACGAGGTGCCCACCGTCCTGTACGACGTGACAGGTCCCGGCGGCGACCGGTTGCTGTACGCCACCGACACCGGTCCGCTGCCCGCGGCCACCGTGGAGGCGACCCGGGGAGCGCAGTACGACCTGGTGCTCCTGGAGCAGACCTTCGGCGACGTCCACGACCACGGCACGTCGCACCTGGACCTCGCGACGTTCCCCGACCAACTGGCGCGGCTGCGCGCCGCCGGGGCGGTCACCGCAGCCACCGACGTGATCGCGGTGCACCTGAGCCACCACAACCCGCCGGCGGCGGAGCTGGACCGGCGGCTCGCCGACCACGGCGCCCGTACCGTCCTGGACGGGACCACCCTGGTGACGAGGGGCCGGACGGGCGGTCCTCCCCCGCGGCGCCTAAGACTAAGGTCGCGGTCCGTGGAATTCCGACGCCTCGGCCGCTCCGGCCTGAACATCTCCGAGATCGCCTACGGCAACTGGCTCACCCACGGTGGCCAGGTCGAGGAGGACGCCGCATTCGCCTGCGTGCAGGCCGCCCTCGACGCCGGCATCACCACCTTCGACACCGCCGACGTCTACGCCGGCACCCGGGCCGAGGCCGTGCTCGGTCGCGCGCTGGAGGGCCGGCGGCGCTCCTCCTACGAGCTGTTCACCAAGGTCTACTGGCCCACCGGCAAGGGGCGGAACGACCGCGGCCTGTCCCGCAAGCACATCATCGAGAGCTGCCACGCCTCGCTGGACCGGCTGAAGACCGACTACGTCGACCTCTACCAGGCCCACCGCTACGACACGACGGTGCCGCTCGAGGAGACGATGACCGCCTTCGCCGATCTGGTGCGGGCGGGCAAGGTGCTCTACATCGGCGTCTCGGAGTGGAACGCCGAGCAGATCGCCGCCGGCGCCGCCCTGGCGCGGGAGCTGAACGTCGCGCTGATCAGCAACCAGCCGCAGTACTCGATGCTCTGGCGGGTCATCGAGCCCGAGGTCGTGCCGACCTCGGAGAAGGAGGGCCTGTCGCAGATCGTCTGGTCCCCGCTCGCCCAGGGCGTGCTCACCGGCAAGTACCTGCCCGGCGAGCAGCCGCCGGCCGACAGCCGCGGCGGCCACGCCGAGGCCGGGACGTCGATGCGCGGGTTCCTCCGCGAGGACATCCTGACCGCGGTCCAGGGACTCCGCCCGATCGCCGACGACCTGGGCCTGTCGATGGCGCAGCTCGCCATCGCCTGGGTGCTGCAGAACCCGAACGTCGGCGCCGCGATCATCGGCGCCACCCGGCCCGAGCAGGTGCACGACAACGTCAAGGCGGCCGGGGTCCGGCTCGAGGACGGCGTCCTGCAGCGCATCGACGAGGTGCTCGGCGACGTCGTCGAGCGCGACCCGACCAAGACCGCCCGCGGCTGA
- a CDS encoding phage holin family protein has translation MTAPMPQAGTGATRAGENPLPENATTGQLIGQLTEQITRLVRDETRLAQAEVTQKAKKLGVGAGLFGGAGLFAFFGLAVLIATAILALALVLPDWLAALIVAVVLFAVAGVLALVGKKDVQKGSPPVPTEAISSVKADIATVKESARR, from the coding sequence ATGACCGCACCCATGCCCCAGGCCGGCACAGGCGCCACCCGTGCCGGCGAGAACCCGCTGCCCGAGAACGCGACGACCGGGCAGCTGATCGGCCAGCTCACCGAGCAGATCACCCGCCTGGTCCGTGACGAGACCCGACTCGCCCAGGCCGAGGTGACCCAGAAAGCCAAGAAGCTCGGCGTGGGAGCCGGCCTGTTCGGCGGTGCGGGCCTCTTCGCATTCTTCGGCCTCGCCGTCCTCATCGCCACCGCGATCCTGGCGCTGGCGCTGGTCCTGCCGGACTGGCTGGCCGCGCTGATCGTCGCGGTCGTCCTGTTCGCCGTCGCCGGCGTACTCGCACTGGTCGGCAAGAAGGACGTCCAGAAGGGCTCCCCGCCGGTGCCCACCGAGGCCATCTCGAGCGTGAAGGCCGACATCGCGACCGTGAAGGAGAGTGCGCGCCGGTGA
- a CDS encoding DUF3618 domain-containing protein, with amino-acid sequence MSTPSGSRPEGGKGQDAGANGPTDPDAIRADIEATREQLGRTVDELSQRLDVPSRAKESATRAKDTAVETYRESPPAVVGAGAGVTALLGLVLWLRRRKRRRASTEELLVGARVGRKREAKRARKELAARRTAARKAARRAGKNAQIKARRVARGKR; translated from the coding sequence GTGAGCACACCCAGTGGTTCCCGCCCCGAGGGTGGGAAGGGACAGGATGCCGGCGCGAACGGCCCGACCGATCCCGATGCGATCAGGGCCGACATCGAGGCCACCCGCGAGCAGCTCGGTCGCACCGTCGACGAGCTCAGCCAGCGCCTCGACGTCCCCTCGCGGGCCAAGGAGAGCGCGACGCGGGCCAAGGACACGGCCGTCGAGACCTACCGCGAGAGCCCTCCTGCGGTCGTCGGCGCCGGTGCGGGTGTGACCGCTCTGCTGGGGCTCGTCCTGTGGCTCCGGCGGCGGAAGCGGCGGCGGGCCAGCACCGAGGAACTCCTCGTCGGGGCGCGCGTGGGCCGCAAGCGCGAGGCGAAGCGGGCGCGCAAGGAACTGGCCGCCCGGCGTACCGCCGCGCGGAAGGCCGCCAGGAGGGCCGGGAAGAACGCCCAGATCAAGGCCCGCCGGGTCGCGAGGGGGAAGCGTTGA
- a CDS encoding DUF4235 domain-containing protein: MSKGAKFAYRPIGLVAGVLAGAVSGAVFKQVWKRVSGEDDAPDALQSEYPMWEIVLSAALQGAIFAATKAAIDRAGAQTFTKLTGAWPGD, translated from the coding sequence TTGAGCAAGGGAGCAAAGTTCGCCTACCGGCCGATCGGCCTCGTGGCCGGGGTCCTCGCGGGGGCCGTGTCCGGGGCGGTCTTCAAACAGGTGTGGAAGCGGGTCAGCGGCGAGGACGACGCGCCGGACGCGCTGCAGAGCGAGTACCCGATGTGGGAGATCGTGCTCTCCGCGGCGCTCCAGGGCGCTATCTTCGCGGCCACGAAGGCGGCCATCGACCGGGCCGGCGCCCAGACGTTCACGAAGCTCACCGGCGCCTGGCCCGGCGACTGA